The DNA sequence TGCTCACCAAGTACTTCCCCGAGCTCACGGCGCAACAGCGTGACCGGTTCGCGCGCATGGGCCCGTTGTACGCCGACTGGAACGAGCGCGTGAACCTGGTCTCGCGGAAGGACATCGAGCACCTCTACGAACGGCACATCCTGCACGCGCTCGGCATCGCCAAGGTGGTCCAGTTCAAGAAAGGGACACGGATCGTGGACGTGGGCACCGGCGGCGGCTTCCCCCTCATCCCGCTGGCCGTCCTCTTCCCGGACTGCGTCCTTCACGGCATCGACGGCATCGGCAAGAAGATCGCGGCCGTGCAGGGCATCATCCAGGGCCTGGGCCTCACCAATTGCACCGCCGAGCAGGTGCGCAGCACCGGGCACCGGCAGCGCTACGACGTCATTGTCAGCCGCGCGGTCAGCGCGCTGCCCGAGTTCATCCGCGACACGAAGCACCTGGTCGTCCAAGGCGCCGGACGGCTCTATACCCTGAAGGGGGGCGATCTGGCCGATGAACTGCTCCCGGTCAGGCAGCGCTATCGCGTGCACGAGCTGTCACGCGTCTTCGAGGAGGAGTTCTTCGCCACCAAGAAGGTGGTTCAAGTGGAAATGTGAAAGTGGAAAGCTGAAAGTTGAAACGGGGGCCTTTTCAACTTTCAGCTTTCATATTTCAGCTTTGAACATTCAGCTTTCCATCTGCAGTCGGCTCAGGCTGTGGTACAGCCCGTCCACGTCGGCGATCAGCTCGCCATGGGTGCCGCTTTCGGCGATCACGCCCTTGTCCAGCACCAGGATCCGGTCCGCATCGCGGATGGTGCTGAGGCGGTGCGCGATCACCAGGCTCGTGCGGCCCTTCATCAGCTGCTCGAGCGCTTCCTGCACCAGGCGTTCGCTCTCGCTGTCCAGCGCGCTGGTGGCCTCGTCCAGGATCAGGATGGCGGGGTCCTTCAGCACGGCGCGGGCGATGGCGATGCGCTGGCGCTGCCCGCCGCTGAGCTGGATGCCGCGTTCGCCCACCACGGTGGCATAGCCCTCGGGGAAGGCGGCGATGAAGTCGTGCGCGTTGGCGCGGCGGGCCGCGGCCTCCACCTCGGCATCGGTGGCATCGGGACGGCCGTAGGCGATGTTCTCGCGGATGCTGCCGCCGAACAGCAGCACCTCTTGCGGCACGATGGCCATGCGGTCGCGGAGCGCGGTGAGCGGATAGTCGCGTGCGTCGCGGTCGTCGATGCGCACCGTGCCCTGCACCGGGTCGAAGAAGCGCAGCACCAGGGAGGCGACGGTGCTCTTGCCCGCGCCGCTGGGGCCCACGAGCGCGATGCGCTGGCCGGGTTCGGCGGTGAACGACACATCCCGAAGCACCGGCACATCGGCGCGGGTGGCGTAGTGGAAGCTCACGCCCTCGAAGGCGATGCGGCCCCGCAGCTCGATGCGCTGCTTGCGCGCGTCCAGGCTCACCGGCTCGCCGGGCTCGTCGTGCAGGTCCATCAGCCGTTCGGTGGCCCCGATGGCCTTCAGCACGGTGTTCACATGCTCGGGGATGCCGCCGATGCTGGCGCCCACGAACACGCTGTACATGATGAAGGTGACGAGCTCGCCGTTGGTGAGCAGCCCTTCGCGCTGCAGGTTCACCCCGCGCCACACCACCAGGATGATGGCGCCGAACATGCACAGGATGATGAACGAGACGAGGGCCCCGCGCCACCGTGCGCCGCGCATGGCCAGCGCGCGTGCGCTGAGGACGCTGCGGCCGTAGCGCACGCTCTCCCAAGCTTCATTGGCGAAGGCCTTCACGCTCTGGATGCCCTGCAGCGTCTCGTCCACGATCACGTTGGTGTCGGCGATGCGGTCCTGCACCTGGCGGCTGAGGCGGCCGATGAAGCGGCCGAAGAGGACGGCCACGAGCACCACCACCGGCACGGAGGCGAGCATGGTGAGGGTGAGCTCCGGCGACAGGCGCGCCAGGAGCACGATGCCCGCGGCGATGATGATCAGCTGGCGCAGCAGCTCGGCCAGCGTGGTGGTGAAGGTGTCCTGCAGCAGGGCCACATCGGCGCTGAGGCGGCTGTTGAGCTCGCCCACACGCCGCCTGGCGAAGAAGGACATCGGCAGCCGCAGCAGGTGGGCATAGGTGTCGCGCCGCAGGTCGGCCAGCATGTGCTCGGTGACGTGCGCGAAGAGAACGATGCGGAAGAAGCCGAGCACCGCCTGCACGGCGAAGACCAGCAGGAGCAGCAGGAAGATGCTGTCCGTGTTGGTGAGGTCGAACAGCGGCGCGCTGAAGGAGGTCTCGCCCTTGGTGGAGTCGATGAGCTTGCCCATCAACCCCGGGAACACCAGGCTGAGACCGCTGGTGCCGATCAGGAAGAGCAGGCCGGCCGCGAAGGTCCAGCGGTGGGGTCGCAGGTAGCGGAACAGGCGCAGGGCCTTGCGCAGCGTCGCACGGTCCAGCTTGGCCGGCTTCGCATCGTTGTAGCGGGAACGGTGGCGGCGGGAGGCCATGGTCACTGTCGCCGGCGGGTCCTCACCCGTGCAGCGCCACCATCTTGTCGGCGATGTGGTCGAAGAGGTTCCGCAGCGGGGTCTCCACCATCATCTTGATGAAGGGGTTCAGGTCCGCCTCGAAGACCTGCCAGGCGCGCGTGCCGCCATCGGCGGCCTGCAGATGCACGTCCAGCGTGA is a window from the Flavobacteriales bacterium genome containing:
- a CDS encoding ATP-binding cassette domain-containing protein, translated to MASRRHRSRYNDAKPAKLDRATLRKALRLFRYLRPHRWTFAAGLLFLIGTSGLSLVFPGLMGKLIDSTKGETSFSAPLFDLTNTDSIFLLLLLVFAVQAVLGFFRIVLFAHVTEHMLADLRRDTYAHLLRLPMSFFARRRVGELNSRLSADVALLQDTFTTTLAELLRQLIIIAAGIVLLARLSPELTLTMLASVPVVVLVAVLFGRFIGRLSRQVQDRIADTNVIVDETLQGIQSVKAFANEAWESVRYGRSVLSARALAMRGARWRGALVSFIILCMFGAIILVVWRGVNLQREGLLTNGELVTFIMYSVFVGASIGGIPEHVNTVLKAIGATERLMDLHDEPGEPVSLDARKQRIELRGRIAFEGVSFHYATRADVPVLRDVSFTAEPGQRIALVGPSGAGKSTVASLVLRFFDPVQGTVRIDDRDARDYPLTALRDRMAIVPQEVLLFGGSIRENIAYGRPDATDAEVEAAARRANAHDFIAAFPEGYATVVGERGIQLSGGQRQRIAIARAVLKDPAILILDEATSALDSESERLVQEALEQLMKGRTSLVIAHRLSTIRDADRILVLDKGVIAESGTHGELIADVDGLYHSLSRLQMES
- the rsmG gene encoding 16S rRNA (guanine(527)-N(7))-methyltransferase RsmG, which encodes MTELLTKYFPELTAQQRDRFARMGPLYADWNERVNLVSRKDIEHLYERHILHALGIAKVVQFKKGTRIVDVGTGGGFPLIPLAVLFPDCVLHGIDGIGKKIAAVQGIIQGLGLTNCTAEQVRSTGHRQRYDVIVSRAVSALPEFIRDTKHLVVQGAGRLYTLKGGDLADELLPVRQRYRVHELSRVFEEEFFATKKVVQVEM